The following proteins come from a genomic window of Metarhizium brunneum chromosome 2, complete sequence:
- the MGM101 gene encoding Mitochondrial genome maintenance protein MGM101 — translation MAQDQGKLSSMTEPVDDDEPDEWDKRIFSTGCADENMKMTDCYFEKKDWRACAAELPSSPPPPPATHLQTASTSTPPGHSPAQHRRRRRRLSPTPPDPVTCAQTSPHETMMLSRRAASAAARALATGAPSLPLAARFHATEASAPAAQPSPTPASPTPAAASKPAPAASKWAKAKTAAKPARSASTSSSTSSALTEADVIYEPRTIAYRAEGSQPPLDAASIPAVDWANSFHGISSRPVTEEQFRALMAPLAIKDIEVKPDGVVYLPEIKYRRRLNEAFGPMGWGMIPKGDAVVGNSIVTREYALIVDGRFVSQAQGENAYFSPDQLPSSVEGCKSNALMRCCKDLGIGSELWDPHFLRWFKRTHMEQAWVEHATTKKRKAFWFKKGEVQVSYPYSLAK, via the exons ATGGCCCAGGACCAAGGCAAACTTTCGTCTATGACGGAGCccgtggatgatgatgagccgGATGAGTG GGACAAGAGAATATTCAGCACTGGATGTGCAG ATGAGAATATGAAAATGACCGATTGCTACTTTGAGAAGAAGGATTGGAGGGCCTGCGCCGCAGAG CTCccatcttctcctcctcctcctccagctaCACATCTCCAAACCGCTTCAACATCAACTCCTCCTGGCCATTCTCCCGCAcaacaccgccgccgccgccgccgcctaTCGCCAACGCCCCCCGATCCCGTTACATGCGCCCAAACAAGCCCACATGAGACCATGATGCTCTCCAGACGAGCCGCCTCAGCGGCAGCACGAGCCCTCGCCACCGGCGCGCCGTCCCTCCCTCTCGCAGCCCGGTTCCATGCCACCGAGGCCTCTGCGCCGGCCGCTCAACCCTCGCCAACTCCGGCTTCGCCAACTCCAGCAGCGGCCTCGAAACCCGCCCCCGCAGCCTCAAAatgggccaaggccaagacggcggccaaACCCGCCCGcagcgccagcaccagctccagcaccAGCTCCGCCCTGACCGAGGCGGACGTGATATATGAGCCCAGGACCATCGCCTACCGGGCCGAAGGGTCGCAGCCGCCCCTCGACGCCGCGAGCATACCGGCGGTAGACTGGGCCAACAGCTTCCACGGCATATCGTCCCGCCCCGTAACGGAGGAGCAGTTCCGGGCCCTCATGGCGCCGCTCGCCATCAAGGACATCGAGGTCAAGCCCGACGGCGTCGTCTACCTCCCCGAGATCAAGTACCGGCGGCGGCTGAACGAGGCCTTTGGCCCCATGGGCTGGGGCATGATCCCCAAGGGCGACGCCGTGGTCGGCAACTCCATCGTCACGAGGGAGTATGCGCTCATCGTCGACGGCCG GTTCGTCTCGCAGGCCCAGGGGGAAAACGCCTACTTCTCGCCCGACCAGCTGCCCTCCTCGGTCGAGGGGTGCAAGTCCAACGCCCTGATGCGCTGCTGCAAGGACCTCGGCATCGGCTCGGAGCTCTGGGATCCCCATTTCCTGCGGTGGTTCAAGAGGACGCACATGGAGCAGGCGTGGGTCGAGCACGCGACCAccaagaagaggaaggcgTTTTGGTTCAAGAAGGGCGAGGTGCAGGTCTCGTACCCCTATAGCCTGGCGAAGTAG
- the REEP4 gene encoding Receptor expression-enhancing protein 4 encodes MFDLFAMLLSSVASFLFPIFASYKALKTSDPAQLTPWLMYWVVFSICLLVESWLSFILFWIPFYGYLRLLFFLYLILPQTQGARVLYEEHVHPFLADNETSIDEFIASAHERLKAAGMTYFRRAIEYLKTNILNLPPSEPEPSPSPSSAGPQGYTQSLLARFSVPTTRWAGTANTGNEFYNLLASAVSAAASNAGGFAGSPGGSSGRSMTDSGTLIPPNLRGSAEKMNFIAAQRERLNIVLGALDREAQQIQRDGTGASHTVPPGGFAPTGTHDMDDDQVTQRPPSGLSTLSALSKSRSETDFEKVEAESGAEDDVALRRRNVPSGTAGGSWMPWGWGGTGDATPGPGGPKED; translated from the exons ATGTTCGACCTCTTTGCCATGCTCTTATC CTCCGTCGCCTCCTTCCTATTCCCCATCTTCGCCTCCTACAAGGCTCTCAAGACGTCGGATCCCGCTCAGTTGACGCCATGGCTCATGTACTGGGTCGTTTTCAGCATCTGTTTGCTGGTTGAGTCGTGGCTATCCTTTATCCTCTTCTG GATCCCATTCTACGGCTATCTCCgcctgctcttcttcctctacCTCATTCTCCCTCAAACCCAAGGCGCCCGCGTTCTCTACGAGGAACATGTCCACCCTTTTCTCGCAGATAATGAAACCAGCATAGACGAGTTCATTGCCAGCGCCCATGAGCGCCTCAAGGCCGCTGGCATGACCTACTTCCGCCGCGCCATCGAGTACCTCAAAACCAACATCCTGAACCTTCCTCCCTCGGAACCCGAACCCTCGCCGTCCCCATCATCCGCTGGGCCGCAGGGCTACACGCAGTCGCTGCTTGCGCGGTTTAGCGTCCCGACGACAAGATGGGCCGGCACCGCCAACACTGGTAACGAGTTCTACAATCTGTTGGCGAGCGCAGTTTCCGCCGCTGCTTCCAACGCCGGCGGGTTTGCCGGCAGTCCCGGCGGCTCGTCTGGCAGAAGCATGACTGACTCGGGAACTCTGATCCCCCCCAACCTGCGAGGCTCGGCCGAAAAGATGAACTTTATCGCTGCTCAGCGTGAGCGCCTCAATATTGTCTTGGGCGCCCTGGATCGCGAGGCGCAGCAGATTCAACGTGATGGCACCGGAGCCTCTCACACCGTGCCACCCGGAGGCTTTGCGCCAACCGGCACacacgacatggacgacgaccAAGTTACTCAGCGGCCACCCAGTGGACTCAGCACGTTGAGTGCCCTAAGCAAGAGCCGCAGCGAGACCGACTTTGAAAAGGTCGAAGCCGAGAGCGGGGCGGAAGATGATGTGGCTCTTCGTCGGCGCAATGTCCCGTCCGGCACGGCAGGAGGTTCCTGGATGCCATGGGGCTGGGGCGGCACTGGTGATGCGACTCCTGGTCCGGGAGGGCCCAAGGAAGATTAG